A genomic region of Syntrophobacterales bacterium contains the following coding sequences:
- a CDS encoding RNA methyltransferase, with the protein MNNVSIAVIHYPVYDKNGAIVATSVTNLEIHDIARTCMTFDIGLCYIVTPLAKQREIVGKLVDHWLNGYGATYNPGRSEALKKVRVVSDFNSMVHDIKSDPLIVGTSSRERQGKTISPDELFLRMETGDRPVLILFGTGWGLSEEVVDRCDKMLMPIKGKGNYNHLSLRVAIGIILDRIFGERGGWDERDN; encoded by the coding sequence ATGAATAACGTTAGCATAGCGGTAATTCACTATCCCGTGTATGATAAGAACGGCGCGATTGTGGCCACAAGTGTGACTAATCTTGAAATACATGACATTGCGCGAACTTGTATGACATTTGATATTGGTTTATGCTATATTGTTACTCCTCTCGCAAAACAGAGGGAAATTGTCGGCAAGCTGGTGGACCACTGGCTTAATGGATACGGGGCCACGTATAATCCCGGGAGAAGTGAAGCCCTGAAAAAAGTCAGAGTCGTCAGCGATTTTAATTCAATGGTCCACGACATCAAGAGCGATCCACTAATAGTGGGTACCTCTTCAAGAGAGAGGCAAGGAAAGACAATAAGCCCGGACGAGTTGTTCCTCCGCATGGAGACTGGAGATCGGCCCGTTCTTATCCTTTTTGGGACAGGATGGGGGCTTTCGGAAGAGGTGGTAGACAGGTGCGATAAAATGCTTATGCCGATCAAGGGAAAAGGCAATTATAACCACCTTTCCCTGAGAGTGGCAATTGGCATAATTCTCGATAGAATATTTGGCGAAAGAG
- the trmD gene encoding tRNA (guanosine(37)-N1)-methyltransferase TrmD encodes MIFTIFTLFPGLFASPLQESIIKKAADKGILQFNIVNIRDFAEDIHKTCDDSSYGGGPGMVMKVGPIHRAVDYVEKNLGRSKTILLTPQGRIFDQSMAERFSMLSHVSLICGRYEGVDERVLTFVDEEISIGDYILSGGEVAALVLIDAISRCIPGVLGNEQSAVSESFHEHLLEYPQYTRPEEWEDMAVPPVLLSGNHEEIRKWRRQEAIKKTILKRPDLMERFIPTEEDEGFIRKTMEDIHE; translated from the coding sequence ATGATCTTCACCATTTTTACGCTGTTCCCCGGTCTATTTGCATCGCCGCTCCAAGAGAGCATCATTAAGAAAGCTGCGGACAAAGGAATTCTGCAGTTCAACATAGTGAATATACGAGATTTTGCCGAGGACATTCACAAGACATGTGATGACAGTTCGTATGGTGGAGGTCCTGGCATGGTCATGAAGGTAGGGCCTATTCATCGTGCCGTAGATTATGTGGAAAAAAACTTAGGGAGATCAAAAACCATACTGCTTACGCCCCAGGGCAGAATATTCGACCAGTCTATGGCGGAACGGTTTTCCATGTTGTCACATGTGAGTCTGATCTGTGGCCGCTACGAAGGCGTGGACGAAAGGGTGCTCACTTTCGTGGACGAAGAAATTTCGATAGGAGACTATATTTTGTCGGGGGGCGAAGTGGCAGCCCTGGTGCTGATAGACGCCATTTCTCGGTGCATCCCGGGAGTATTGGGCAATGAACAATCCGCCGTCAGCGAGAGCTTCCACGAGCATCTGCTTGAGTACCCCCAGTATACGAGGCCGGAAGAATGGGAGGATATGGCCGTTCCACCAGTGCTTCTTTCAGGCAATCATGAAGAGATAAGAAAATGGCGGAGACAGGAAGCTATAAAGAAGACGATACTGAAGCGCCCCGACCTGATGGAGAGATTCATTCCAACGGAAGAGGACGAAGGCTTCATCCGGAAAACCATGGAGGACATCCATGAATAA
- the rimM gene encoding ribosome maturation factor RimM (Essential for efficient processing of 16S rRNA): MEYISVGRALGTYGIKGEIRFRYYNEVKENFLRYSSLFHRKDDLYEELEVTGKRFQKGLFYIKFKGLESPEEVFPLVNKELFVREMDLPRLESHEYYDYQLVGLDVTDRKGDRIGKVKSIVHTKANDLLTVSVGDEELFIPLIEEVVLKIDLEGSSIIVDGSATVS, from the coding sequence ATGGAATACATTTCTGTCGGTAGGGCGCTTGGAACCTACGGCATAAAGGGTGAGATAAGATTCAGATATTACAACGAGGTAAAGGAAAATTTTCTGAGATATAGCTCTCTGTTTCACAGGAAAGATGACCTTTACGAGGAACTTGAGGTAACAGGAAAAAGGTTCCAAAAGGGTCTGTTCTACATCAAATTTAAAGGATTGGAAAGCCCTGAGGAAGTCTTCCCTCTCGTGAACAAGGAGTTGTTCGTAAGAGAGATGGACCTTCCTCGTTTAGAATCGCACGAATACTATGATTATCAATTAGTCGGTCTCGACGTAACAGACCGGAAGGGCGACAGGATCGGGAAAGTGAAGTCTATAGTTCATACGAAAGCAAATGACCTGCTGACCGTGTCGGTCGGCGATGAAGAACTGTTCATACCCCTCATTGAAGAAGTTGTCTTGAAAATAGATCTTGAAGGTTCGTCGATCATAGTCGACGGGAGCGCTACTGTCTCATGA
- a CDS encoding KH domain-containing protein — MLKELIEYIAKALVDNPDQVKVSEIEGEKTSVIELNVSKDDLGKVIGKQGRTARAMRTILSTASTKVKKRAVLEIIE, encoded by the coding sequence GTGTTGAAAGAGTTAATCGAATACATCGCAAAGGCATTGGTGGACAATCCCGATCAAGTTAAAGTCTCCGAAATTGAAGGCGAGAAAACATCCGTGATAGAATTAAATGTTTCCAAAGACGATCTTGGGAAGGTGATTGGTAAACAGGGCAGGACTGCGAGGGCAATGCGAACCATCTTAAGTACAGCTTCAACAAAAGTGAAGAAAAGGGCGGTACTGGAAATAATTGAGTAA
- the rpsP gene encoding 30S ribosomal protein S16, with the protein MAVKFRLARYGSKKKPFYRIIVADSRSPRDGRFIENVGTYDPLKDPIQITLDKEKIKAWYTKGARPTKTVENLFQREGMFKEPA; encoded by the coding sequence TTGGCAGTCAAATTCAGGTTAGCAAGATACGGTTCAAAGAAGAAACCATTTTACAGAATTATAGTAGCTGACAGCAGGTCCCCGAGAGACGGGAGATTCATCGAAAACGTGGGCACATACGACCCTCTCAAGGATCCAATACAGATAACACTCGATAAAGAAAAGATCAAGGCTTGGTACACAAAAGGAGCAAGGCCCACAAAGACCGTTGAGAATCTATTTCAGAGGGAAGGAATGTTCAAAGAGCCAGCATAA
- the ffh gene encoding signal recognition particle protein, translated as MFEKLQERLESTFKKLRGYGKLSEANIKDSLREVRIALLEADVNYKVAKNFLDKVKEKVLGEEVLSSITPGQQFVKIVFDELCELLGSTNKPLDVAGSPPVAILLLGLQGSGKTTTAGKLALMLRKKGRKPLLVATDVYRPAAIDQLIKLGNQINVAAFYLKDVKDPLAICRESKAYAMKNGFDTMIVDTAGRLHIDDGMVREIVEQKKFLNPRETILVLDSMTGQDAVSIAGTFNEKVGVDGIILTKLDGDTRGGAAISIKAVTGKPIKFVGMGEKLDALEAFYPERMASRILGMGDVVSLVEKAQDVFDEKNAKELERKIRKDEFTLEDFKNQLKQMKKLGSMESILNMIPGLNKMKGAIDFGAAEKDMKKIEAIINSMTRKERLNPNIIDGSRRIRISKGSGTKVQDVNDLMKKFMETKKMMKKFTKGGLKGLQKQLLLK; from the coding sequence ATGTTTGAGAAATTACAGGAAAGATTAGAAAGTACATTTAAAAAACTCAGAGGCTACGGGAAACTTTCAGAGGCAAACATAAAGGATTCCCTGAGGGAGGTGAGGATTGCTCTCCTTGAGGCGGATGTCAATTATAAAGTCGCCAAGAATTTTCTCGACAAAGTCAAAGAGAAGGTGCTCGGCGAAGAAGTACTCTCAAGCATAACCCCCGGGCAGCAATTCGTAAAGATTGTCTTTGACGAATTGTGCGAACTTCTGGGCAGTACCAACAAACCCCTTGATGTGGCAGGGTCTCCTCCCGTAGCCATTCTCCTTCTCGGCCTTCAAGGTTCAGGAAAGACGACCACAGCAGGAAAACTTGCCCTCATGCTCAGGAAAAAAGGGAGAAAACCCCTTCTGGTTGCAACGGATGTGTACAGACCTGCAGCTATCGACCAGTTGATCAAACTGGGCAACCAGATCAACGTAGCTGCATTTTATCTTAAGGATGTCAAAGACCCTCTCGCCATCTGCAGGGAGTCCAAGGCATATGCTATGAAGAACGGGTTTGACACCATGATCGTTGATACCGCCGGTCGGCTCCACATTGATGACGGAATGGTCCGAGAAATAGTGGAACAAAAGAAATTCCTGAACCCTCGAGAAACCATTCTCGTCCTTGATTCAATGACCGGTCAGGACGCAGTTAGCATTGCTGGAACTTTCAACGAGAAGGTGGGGGTAGACGGTATTATTCTCACCAAGCTTGATGGAGACACGAGAGGTGGCGCCGCCATTTCTATAAAAGCGGTGACAGGCAAGCCGATAAAGTTTGTCGGGATGGGTGAAAAACTCGACGCTTTGGAAGCTTTTTATCCGGAAAGGATGGCATCCAGAATACTCGGCATGGGAGACGTGGTCTCCCTTGTAGAGAAAGCGCAGGATGTTTTTGATGAAAAAAACGCCAAGGAACTTGAGAGGAAGATCAGGAAAGATGAATTCACCCTTGAGGATTTCAAAAATCAGTTGAAGCAGATGAAGAAACTCGGATCAATGGAGTCAATCCTCAACATGATCCCGGGCCTCAACAAAATGAAAGGGGCGATAGACTTCGGAGCGGCCGAGAAAGACATGAAAAAGATTGAGGCCATAATCAATTCCATGACCCGGAAGGAGCGTCTTAATCCCAATATCATCGACGGAAGCCGAAGAATAAGGATCTCTAAAGGCAGCGGGACTAAAGTTCAGGACGTGAACGATCTCATGAAAAAATTCATGGAAACCAAAAAGATGATGAAAAAATTTACAAAAGGTGGTTTGAAAGGTCTTCAAAAGCAGTTATTATTAAAATAG